The following are encoded in a window of Spodoptera frugiperda isolate SF20-4 chromosome 3, AGI-APGP_CSIRO_Sfru_2.0, whole genome shotgun sequence genomic DNA:
- the LOC118274342 gene encoding uncharacterized protein LOC118274342 produces the protein MTRSHFKRPATPMGGAISDSGESDCSQMSTVSQKSTVSTRARKRTRTTDTSEKASVVNLPGEDKNSLEKLTKENAELRAQIACLKEAVVELKNQLSTLSQQGEKPETQASTSGLAPDIVAQLRRSIAIEIGGMMDAKLAALEDRLLPEKRLRPALASDARTPAVSSPPVQTEAKANKKKKKKKKGQTSTPVVSELPAVSTPTVLVPNRQTAKAVSQETWSLVVGRKAKKVKTPQPADLSAQSRIHSVQKKQRVKLPKVPTSAAISICVKEGATVGLGEVMSVARRQINIVELGITTDLLREKRAADGGIVLMISGQDSASKADGLATRMREVLADFAVVIRRPTKMAEARVMDLDDAITPEEVVAAIARVGGCSAEDVKIGEIRRPPTSLGHVWVRGPLAAMKKLASDKRMPLGWTSVRVEVLEPRRMMCYRCFEPGHVRSRCTSATDRSTQCYACGGAHKARECTSQNIPSDVGCTTRCRPSRGNGHITFPALRVLQCNLNHCRSAQNLFLQTVAEWSVALAVVAEPYGLQDHPRWFRDSVDSVAIYWAGGSGGPHCCLLDSGQGFVAVEWGPIAVVGCYVSPNISLQEYEAYLDGIANCIRCKCSPRPVLVLGDFNAHSRAWGSTRDRPRGHAVQDWAASLDLRLLNRGSVPTCVRWQGESIVDLTWATPSLASRIVDWRVAEEIVTLSDHRHIVFDVATSLADGRSGATSNPPTRRWALKKLDREMLIAAANVVAWPEESSQGISPDPEGEAVWFRDKMASICDASMPRIRCGQRPGAAYWWSADIAHLRSVCLRLRRQFQRARRRRQPSATEEQITRAYREYRDATMALQRAILDAKSRSWKELLEGLNRDPWGRPYRLVMGKLRPWVPPLTETMDPDLLERVISTLFPVVRDSPSLPLPSDWSSDLGVTEGELGRAVRRMSVRNTAPGPDGVPGRVWALVMHALGNRLRRLFDSCLQTSVFPIPWKEAGLVLLKKQDRPAESPSAYRPICLLDEVSKLFERVIAERLVEHLSRVGPDLSECQYGFRQQRSTIDAILRVRSLSDQAVSRGGVALAISLDIVNAFNSLPWKAIREALVHHRVPPYLQNIVGAYLRDRRIRYVGRDGSVQQREITCGVPQGSVLGPLLWNLAYDAVLRVDLPAGVHIVCYADDTLVMASGNTFEETIRLSELGVAKVVASIHELGLKIAPQKTEALWFHKLPRTREPPSSSVRVGDAQVQVGRYLKYLGLTLDSRWGFEEHFERLVPRVEKAVGALHRLLPNIGGPREEHTLEECTAWESERRVLVARIGRDLSLPAVITAMLTEAENWREVASFCETVMSQKEAAERDRERDPTRRRRRGGNRRGA, from the exons ATGACGCGGTCACATTTTAAGCGACCAGCTACTCCAATGGGAGGTGCAATAAGCGACAGTGGCGAGTCAGACTGCTCGCAAATGTCAACAGTATCTCAAAAATCGACGGTGTCTACACGTGCACGGAAGCGCACTCGGACGACGGATACATCTGAAAAGGCTTCAGTTGTAAACTTGCCTGGTGAAGATAAAAACTCCTTGGAGAAGCTAACCAAGGAGAACGCAGAATTGCGAGCACAAATAGCTTGCCTTAAGGAAGCAGTTGTTGAGTTAAAAAACCAACTTAGCACACTGTCTCAGCAGGGAGAAAAGCCAGAGACACAAGCCTCAACTAGTGGCTTAGCACCAGATATTGTGGCTCAGCTCCGACGTTCCATTGCAATAGAGATTGGAGGCATGATGGACGCGAAGTTGGCTGCTCTAGAGGATAGGTTGTTGCCAGAGAAGAGGCTACGCCCAGCTCTCGCCTCGGATGCCAGGACACCTGCGGTTTCTTCTCCTCCAGTTCAGACGGAGGCAAAAGCcaataagaagaaaaagaaaaagaagaaaggcCAAACATCTACACCGGTTGTGTCAGAGTTGCCAGCGGTATCTACACCCACTGTATTGGTACCGAATAGACAAACCGCGAAAGCAGTTTCCCAAGAAACTTGGTCGCTAGTGGTAGGCCGTAAagccaaaaaagtaaaaacgcCGCAACCTGCTGACCTATCTGCTCAGTCACGTATCCACTCTGTGCAGAAAAAACAGCGGGTTAAACTGCCGAAGGTTCCTACTTCTGCAGCCATTTCTATATGTGTGAAGGAGGGAGCAACTGTCGGCTTAGGAGAAGTAATGTCAGTGGCAAGGAGACAAATCAACATTGTTGAATTGGGTATTACCACTGACTTATTACGAGAGAAACGTGCCGCAGATGGTGGAATCGTGCTGATGATATCAGGCCAGGACTCAGCCTCCAAAGCCGATGGCCTTGCTACTCGTATGAGAGAGGTTCTTGCTGACTTTGCAGTCGTGATAAGACGGCCAACTAAAATGGCAGAAGCACGGGTCATGGATCTGGACGACGCCATAACTCCAGAAGAGGTTGTTGCGGCTATAGCGAGGGTAGGTGGATGTTCCGCTGAAGACGTCAAAATTGGCGAAATCCGGCGACCACCAACTTCCTTGGGTCACGTATGGGTACGTGGGCCTTTGGCGGCTATGAAGAAACTGGCGTCCGACAAGCGCATGCCATTAGGTTGGACGTCAGTTAGAGTTGAGGTACTGGAGCCACGTCGCATGATGTGTTACCGTTGCTTCGAACCAGGTCACGTTCGGAGTAGGTGCACTAGTGCGACGGACCGGAGCACTCAGTGCTATGCCTGCGGTGGGGCCCACAAGGCTAGGGAGTGTACATCTCAGAAT ATCCCAAGTGACGTCGGCTGCACCACTAGGTGCAGGCCCTCTAGAGGAAATGGACACATCACCTTCCCAGCCCTGAGAGTGCTCCAGTGCAACCTGAACCACTGCCGCAGTGCGCAGAATTTATTCCTGCAAACTGTCGCGGAATGGTCAGTTGCATTGGCGGTAGTGGCTGAGCCCTATGGTCTCCAGGATCACCCTCGTTGGTTTCGGGATTCCGTTGACTCAGTTGCGATTTACTGGGCTGGTGGAAGCGGTGGGCCTCACTGCTGTCTTTTAGATAGCGGGCAGGGATTTGTCGCTGTAGAGTGGGGACCAATAGCTGTAGTGGGCTGTTACGTGTCCCCAAATATTTCGCTACAGGAATACGAGGCATATCTGGATGGAATTGCGAATTGCATCCGGTGCAAATGCTCACCCCGTCCGGTATTAGTCTTGGGAGATTTTAATGCCCACTCTAGAGCATGGGGTAGTACCCGGGACAGGCCAAGGGGCCACGCAGTACAGGACTGGGCGGCTTCACTCGACCTCCGATTATTAAATCGAGGGTCTGTTCCCACCTGCGTCAGGTGGCAAGGGGAGTCAATTGTAGACCTCACATGGGCGACTCCTTCTCTTGCCTCTAGGATAGTGGATTGGAGAGTGGCTGAGGAAATTGTCACACTTTCCGACCATCGACACATAGTGTTTGACGTAGCGACCAGTCTGGCCGATGGTCGAAGTGGTGCAACTTCAAATCCGCCGACACGACGTTGGGCCCTCAAAAAGCTCGATAGAGAAATGCTCATCGCAGCTGCCAACGTCGTTGCCTGGCCAGAAGAGAGTTCGCAGGGGATCTCGCCCGATCCGGAAGGGGAGGCAGTCTGGTTCCGAGATAAAATGGCATCAATTTGTGACGCGTCTATGCCTCGAATCAGGTGCGGTCAGCGTCCGGGAGCGGCTTACTGGTGGTCGGCAGACATTGCGCATTTGCGTTCTGTCTGTCTCAGGCTCCGACGCCAGTTCCAGCGTGCTCGACGCAGAAGACAGCCGAGTGCTACTGAAGAGCAGATAACCAGAGCCTACCGAGAGTACAGGGATGCAACTATGGCACTCCAGCGCGCCATCTTAGATGCCAAGTCTCGATCCTGGAAAGAACTCCTCGAGGGGCTGAACAGGGATCCTTGGGGAAGACCATATCGTTTGGTCATGGGGAAACTCCGTCCGTGGGTACCTCCCCTTACGGAGACTATGGATCCGGATCTGCTGGAAAGGGTGATAAGCACGCTCTTTCCAGTAGTGAGAGACAGTCCCTCACTGCCCCTACCTTCAGACTGGTCCTCTGACTTGGGGGTAACCGAAGGGGAGTTGGGTCGAGCCGTGCGTCGAATGAGTGTTCGTAATACCGCACCTGGCCCGGATGGTGTTCCTGGCCGAGTGTGGGCTCTGGTTATGCATGCTCTTGGGAACCGCTTGCGTCGACTGTTCGACAGCTGCCTCCAAACAAGCGTGTTTCCCATTCCCTGGAAGGAGGCTGGATTGGTCCTCTTGAAGAAGCAAGACAGGCCCGCGGAGTCTCCCTCTGCATATCGTCCCATCTGCCTGCTCGACGAGGTTTCCAAGCTCTTTGAAAGAGTGATTGCTGAAAGGCTCGTCGAGCACCTGTCGCGTGTTGGTCCCGACCTGTCCGAATGTCAGTATGGTTTCCGGCAGCAGCGTTCCACAATAGATGCGATACTGCGCGTCCGCTCGCTGTCGGATCAGGCAGTTTCTAGGGGTGGGGTTGCGTTGGCGATAAGCCTAGATATCGTCAACGCTTTTAATTCCCTACCCTGGAAGGCAATCAGGGAGGCCCTAGTTCACCATAGGGTCCCTCCTTATTTGCAGAACATTGTCGGGGCCTACCTACGTGACCGGCGCATCCGCTATGTGGGCCGGGACGGTAGCGTTCAGCAGAGGGAAATTACGTGCGGAGTTCCACAAGGATCGGTATTGGGTCCTTTATTGTGGAACCTCGCTTACGATGCCGTCTTGCGTGTCGATCTTCCCGCTGGCGTCCATATTGTGTGTTATGCAGATGACACTTTAGTTATGGCCAGTGGGAATACCTTCGAGGAGACCATCCGGCTTTCAGAACTCGGCGTGGCAAAAGTCGTGGCCTCAATTCACGAACTGGGCTTAAAGATAGCGCCTCAAAAAACGGAGGCGCTGTGGTTTCACAAGCTGCCGAGGACCAGGGAGCCGCCCAGTTCGTCGGTACGAGTCGGAGATGCGCAAGTCCAGGTAGGCAGGTACCTAAAGTATCTAGGCCTAACCTTGGATAGTCGGTGGGGCTTCGAAGAGCATTTCGAACGCCTGGTCCCCCGAGTCGAGAAGGCAGTGGGTGCCCTGCACAGACTGCTGCCTAACATTGGGGGACCTCgagaagaa CACACGCTTGAGGAGTGCACAGCATGGGAATCTGAGCGGCGGGTCCTAGTTGCCAGGATCGGGCGAGacctgtctctgccagcagtaATTACAGCTATGCTGACAGAGGCAGAAAACTGGAGAgaggtggcctccttttgtgagactgtaatgtcccaaaaggaggcgGCCGAGCGGGATCGTGAGAGGGATCCCACccgtagaaggcgtcgaggtggCAACCGCCGCGGCGCCTAA